In one Mucilaginibacter ginsenosidivorax genomic region, the following are encoded:
- a CDS encoding RNA-binding S4 domain-containing protein, with translation MAEKEKLRIDKYLWAIRIFKTRTLASDACKAGRVKLDSKNIKPSYEVKIGDTYQVSKGPDRKIIRVTGLLENRVDAKKAVDYYLDITPVEQTQAFKSMFHAPILKRDRGTGRPTKLDRREIDDLKDNFFEKDEDE, from the coding sequence ATGGCCGAAAAAGAAAAATTAAGAATTGATAAATACTTGTGGGCTATCCGCATTTTTAAAACCCGTACACTGGCATCTGATGCCTGCAAAGCCGGGCGTGTAAAGCTTGACAGCAAAAATATAAAACCGTCATACGAAGTAAAAATTGGCGATACCTACCAGGTATCAAAGGGCCCCGACCGGAAGATTATCCGTGTTACCGGCTTACTGGAGAACAGGGTTGATGCAAAAAAGGCAGTTGATTATTACCTCGACATAACCCCGGTTGAACAAACCCAGGCCTTCAAATCCATGTTCCACGCCCCTATCCTTAAGCGCGACAGAGGCACAGGCCGCCCCACTAAACTCGACCGCAGGGAAATAGACGATTTAAAAGATAATTTTTTTGAGAAAGATGAGGACGAGTAA
- a CDS encoding ADP-ribosylglycohydrolase family protein codes for MSHHRNFCKDILFGVAVGDAVGVPAEFKSREEIAKKPVTDMVGFGTHDQLPGTWSDDSSLTFCLAESLTNGYNIHDIANNFVRWRCDNFWTARGEVFDVGITTHEAIERIVRGVQPNLAGGFDSWSNGNGSLMRILPLLVYTKDLPITERFAVTKDVSSITHGHIRSVVACFYYLEFAGKLLSGRDLRVIYDEVKQEVTAFLDTTSINKDEIKLFDRLLAGNIYELAASEISSSGYVLHTLEASIWCLLTTTTYKEAVLKAVNLGLDTDTTGAVTGGLAALYYSFETIPEDWVLRLALEKDINDLAARLAKIL; via the coding sequence ATGTCGCATCACCGCAATTTTTGTAAAGATATACTGTTTGGCGTTGCTGTTGGCGACGCCGTAGGTGTTCCTGCTGAGTTTAAATCACGAGAGGAAATTGCAAAAAAACCGGTTACAGACATGGTTGGCTTTGGTACTCATGACCAATTGCCGGGTACATGGTCTGACGATAGCTCACTTACCTTTTGCCTTGCCGAATCGTTAACCAATGGCTACAATATCCATGATATTGCCAACAATTTTGTAAGATGGCGTTGCGACAATTTTTGGACGGCACGGGGCGAAGTTTTTGATGTAGGTATAACTACACACGAGGCTATTGAAAGAATTGTAAGGGGCGTGCAACCTAACCTGGCGGGTGGATTTGATTCATGGTCGAACGGAAATGGTTCGTTGATGCGGATTTTACCACTATTGGTTTACACTAAGGATTTACCAATAACGGAGCGGTTTGCTGTAACCAAAGATGTATCCTCCATTACCCATGGCCATATCCGGTCGGTAGTTGCCTGTTTTTACTACCTGGAATTTGCGGGCAAACTACTAAGTGGTAGAGATTTGCGGGTTATTTACGATGAAGTAAAACAAGAAGTAACAGCTTTTCTGGATACAACGAGCATTAATAAAGATGAGATAAAACTATTTGACCGCCTTTTGGCCGGCAATATTTATGAATTAGCGGCAAGCGAAATAAGTAGCAGCGGCTATGTATTACATACACTGGAGGCAAGTATCTGGTGCCTTTTAACCACAACAACGTATAAAGAAGCCGTACTTAAAGCCGTAAATTTGGGGCTTGATACCGATACAACCGGTGCTGTAACCGGCGGACTGGCCGCTCTATACTATAGTTTTGAAACTATACCTGAAGATTGGGTGCTTAGGCTTGCTTTGGAAAAAGATATAAACGATTTAGCAGCCAGGCTTGCTAAAATATTGTAA